In one Mucilaginibacter ginsenosidivorax genomic region, the following are encoded:
- a CDS encoding asparagine synthetase B, with amino-acid sequence MDDEQKDHLKSYGIAFLALKNGEEVDWLLNYRGGSFMMKYNQKMEEECKIRGVSYQVLADAKVNEIITQVSDPSVNMDVVKLEKAPKMAVYSPKNKLPWDDAVTLVLKYAEIPYDVVYDEEVIKGELPKYDWLHLHHEDFTGQYSKFYGAFRFAQWYNDDVKGQEALAHKLGFKKVSQMKLAVAKNIRDFCVGGGFLFAMCSGTDTFDIALASSNTDICERMFDGDAADPDAQSKLDFTQTFAFQNFTLDMNPMSHQFSNIDVTTTRQVERQRDFFTLFDFSAKWDVVPSMLTQDHDKVIKGFMGLTTAYNKSMLKPGVTIMGEMKTANEARYIHGEYGKGQWTFYGGHDPEDYQHAVGDPPTDLKLHPNSAGYRLILNNVLFPAAKKKKQKT; translated from the coding sequence ATGGACGATGAGCAGAAAGATCACCTGAAATCGTACGGCATCGCTTTCCTGGCTTTAAAAAATGGCGAGGAGGTTGACTGGCTGCTTAACTACCGCGGCGGCAGCTTTATGATGAAATATAACCAGAAGATGGAGGAGGAGTGCAAAATACGCGGGGTGAGCTACCAGGTGCTGGCCGATGCTAAGGTAAATGAGATAATTACCCAAGTAAGCGATCCGTCGGTAAATATGGATGTGGTTAAGCTGGAGAAGGCACCCAAAATGGCTGTTTACTCGCCGAAAAATAAACTGCCCTGGGACGATGCCGTAACCCTGGTTTTAAAATATGCCGAGATCCCTTACGATGTGGTGTACGACGAAGAAGTTATAAAAGGCGAACTGCCCAAATACGATTGGCTACACCTGCACCACGAGGATTTTACCGGGCAGTACAGCAAGTTTTACGGTGCTTTTAGGTTTGCACAATGGTACAACGACGACGTAAAAGGGCAGGAAGCGCTGGCGCATAAGCTTGGGTTTAAAAAGGTATCGCAAATGAAGCTGGCGGTGGCCAAAAACATCCGTGATTTTTGCGTGGGCGGCGGTTTTTTGTTTGCCATGTGCTCGGGTACCGATACGTTTGATATTGCCCTGGCCTCATCCAATACTGATATTTGCGAACGGATGTTTGATGGCGATGCGGCCGACCCGGATGCGCAATCGAAACTGGATTTTACACAAACCTTCGCCTTTCAGAATTTTACGCTGGATATGAACCCGATGTCGCACCAGTTTAGCAACATTGATGTAACTACTACCCGGCAGGTGGAGCGTCAGCGCGATTTTTTTACGCTGTTTGATTTTTCGGCCAAATGGGATGTGGTGCCCAGCATGCTTACCCAGGATCATGACAAGGTGATAAAGGGCTTTATGGGCCTCACCACAGCTTATAATAAAAGCATGTTAAAGCCAGGCGTAACCATCATGGGCGAAATGAAAACCGCCAACGAAGCCCGCTACATCCACGGCGAATATGGCAAAGGCCAATGGACATTTTACGGCGGCCACGATCCGGAAGACTATCAACACGCCGTAGGCGACCCGCCAACAGACTTAAAGCTGCACCCCAACTCGGCCGGATATAGGCTGATATTAAATAATGTGCTTTTCCCGGCAGCTAAGAAAAAGAAACAGAAAACTTGA
- a CDS encoding DUF433 domain-containing protein has protein sequence MVFAGTRVSVESLDYLKAGVSLDEFLDEFPSVKKQQARFLVNKQQQLNFL, from the coding sequence ATAGTTTTTGCAGGTACACGCGTATCAGTCGAATCGCTTGATTATTTAAAAGCTGGAGTTTCTCTTGATGAGTTTTTAGATGAATTCCCTTCGGTTAAAAAACAGCAGGCAAGGTTTTTGGTTAATAAACAACAGCAATTAAATTTCCTGTAA
- a CDS encoding peptidylprolyl isomerase — protein MSKAIIKTEKGDMTVEFYDQDAPNTVANFKKLAKSNFYDGVIFHRVIPNFMVQGGDPTGTGAGGAGYKIDCELTGDNQYHDRGVLSMAHAGRNTGSSQFFICHNRTNTAHLDRNHTVFGKVIENVDVVDAIRQGDKILSIEVIEE, from the coding sequence ATGAGCAAAGCAATAATCAAAACTGAAAAAGGCGACATGACCGTAGAGTTTTACGATCAGGATGCCCCAAATACTGTAGCTAACTTTAAAAAATTAGCAAAATCAAACTTTTACGATGGTGTTATCTTCCACCGTGTTATTCCTAACTTTATGGTACAGGGTGGCGACCCGACCGGTACCGGTGCTGGTGGTGCAGGCTACAAAATTGATTGCGAATTGACAGGTGATAACCAATACCATGACCGTGGCGTGCTTTCAATGGCACATGCCGGCCGTAACACTGGCAGCTCACAATTCTTTATCTGCCATAACCGTACAAATACCGCTCACTTAGATCGTAACCACACCGTATTTGGTAAAGTGATTGAAAACGTTGACGTTGTTGACGCTATTCGCCAGGGCGATAAAATCTTAAGCATCGAAGTAATAGAGGAATAG
- a CDS encoding TonB-dependent receptor, protein MKKTLTLFVLLILCITVKAQTIANLSGTITDEKSQGIAGATVYLLNTNYRTVADKDGKFSLKDIASGSYILHISAVGYAAKSQSIVLSGTMRPISFQLKDASNQLDEVTVTAQKYEEDAQKVPFSVTILSARQIKDYRLWDLKDLTAIAPNLNSAGSGDGRTVSGIRGIVTTSYDPAVATYVDGVNQYGLDTYIPQLLDVDRIEVLRGPQGTLYGRNATGGVINIITKQPSNTVSGFAGLDFGNYGQQRFTLGIKAPLIKDKLFLGVAGVYSGFNGFYTNTFDNSHFDKQHFFLGNYYLKFLATSKLAFTLNVKNYNNRNNGAFTLAGSPDDALSKPYQVDQNATTKMIDNTFNTSLAINYSGSDFNFTSQSSYQVNNRYYTKPIDGDFSPIDAVSVVNNYGGDWNKVRTGIQEFRFTSPASSTSKLKWTAGAYGFYHYAPNKQGTYFGADAAAVGSPITNFTSINTNIDRNFGVAVYGQVTYVVSPQFDITAGLRYDHEHKKESVKGEFQPDGGDAMVTRSDTSSSANFKAFSPKLNLAYHLSATNNLYATYSRGFRAGGITELGSDPSSPPLYTFKPEYSNNFEVGSKNNFFDNKLRANLALFYTRVTDAQVPTLILPDAITVTKNAGKLSSKGVEVELSTTPIKGLEIENNFGYTNAHYTDLAVGNNGVIVDLKGNKQIYTPKFTNILALQYGYALGGRQKTRLVARGEWRYLGDQYFDLANTIEQKGYSKFNARIGIDTKNYSLFLWESNIGNKKAIDYAYDFGATHLGNPRVYGVSVAANF, encoded by the coding sequence ATGAAAAAAACACTTACTTTATTTGTATTGCTTATACTATGTATTACAGTAAAAGCACAAACTATTGCCAATTTATCGGGTACCATAACCGACGAGAAAAGCCAGGGCATTGCCGGTGCAACCGTTTACCTGCTGAATACCAACTACCGTACTGTTGCCGATAAGGATGGGAAATTCTCATTGAAAGATATTGCATCCGGAAGCTATATTTTGCACATCAGCGCCGTTGGTTATGCTGCTAAAAGCCAATCGATTGTTTTAAGCGGTACTATGCGCCCCATCAGTTTTCAGTTGAAAGATGCCAGTAACCAACTGGATGAAGTTACCGTAACTGCTCAAAAATACGAGGAGGATGCCCAAAAAGTGCCTTTTAGTGTTACAATCTTATCGGCCAGGCAAATAAAAGATTACAGGCTTTGGGATTTGAAAGATTTGACTGCTATTGCCCCCAACTTAAACTCTGCCGGCTCGGGCGATGGCCGTACCGTTAGCGGTATCAGGGGTATAGTTACCACCTCTTACGATCCTGCTGTGGCTACTTATGTTGACGGTGTAAACCAATACGGCCTGGATACTTACATCCCACAGTTGCTTGATGTAGATAGGATAGAGGTACTGCGTGGCCCGCAGGGCACGCTGTATGGGCGCAATGCTACAGGTGGTGTTATCAATATTATTACCAAACAGCCATCAAACACTGTAAGTGGCTTTGCCGGGCTGGATTTTGGTAACTACGGGCAGCAGCGTTTTACCCTGGGTATAAAAGCCCCCTTGATAAAAGATAAATTGTTTTTAGGTGTAGCTGGTGTGTACTCGGGTTTTAATGGTTTTTATACCAATACATTTGATAATAGCCATTTTGATAAGCAACACTTCTTTTTAGGTAATTACTACCTTAAATTCCTGGCTACATCCAAACTGGCTTTTACGCTGAATGTTAAAAATTACAACAACCGTAACAACGGCGCGTTCACATTGGCCGGTTCGCCGGATGACGCTTTGAGCAAACCTTACCAGGTAGATCAAAACGCCACCACTAAAATGATTGATAATACCTTCAATACTTCGCTGGCTATCAATTATTCGGGCAGCGATTTTAACTTTACCTCGCAGTCATCATACCAGGTAAATAACCGTTACTACACCAAACCCATTGATGGCGATTTTTCGCCTATTGACGCGGTATCGGTAGTAAACAACTATGGCGGCGACTGGAATAAAGTACGTACAGGTATCCAGGAGTTTAGGTTTACTTCGCCTGCATCGTCAACCTCTAAATTAAAGTGGACCGCCGGCGCTTATGGTTTTTACCATTACGCTCCAAACAAGCAGGGAACCTATTTTGGCGCCGATGCTGCCGCCGTTGGCTCGCCAATAACCAACTTTACCAGCATCAATACCAATATCGACAGGAATTTTGGCGTGGCTGTTTATGGCCAGGTAACCTACGTTGTTAGTCCGCAATTTGATATTACCGCCGGTTTGCGTTATGATCATGAGCACAAAAAAGAGAGTGTGAAAGGCGAGTTTCAGCCTGATGGCGGCGATGCTATGGTTACCCGGTCGGATACCTCTTCATCGGCAAATTTTAAGGCCTTTTCGCCAAAACTTAACCTGGCTTACCATCTATCGGCTACCAATAATTTATATGCTACTTACAGCCGCGGTTTCAGGGCTGGTGGTATTACCGAGTTAGGGTCAGATCCGTCGTCGCCACCGTTGTACACTTTTAAACCAGAGTACAGCAATAACTTCGAGGTTGGATCAAAAAACAACTTTTTTGATAATAAATTACGCGCAAACCTCGCTTTGTTTTACACCCGCGTTACCGACGCACAGGTGCCAACTTTAATACTGCCCGATGCTATTACCGTAACCAAAAATGCAGGCAAACTGAGCAGTAAAGGTGTTGAAGTGGAGTTAAGTACTACACCTATAAAAGGCCTGGAAATAGAAAATAACTTTGGCTACACCAATGCCCATTACACCGACCTGGCTGTAGGTAACAATGGCGTTATAGTTGATTTAAAGGGTAATAAACAAATTTACACACCTAAGTTTACCAACATACTGGCACTGCAATATGGCTACGCGCTTGGCGGCCGGCAAAAAACAAGGTTGGTAGCCCGTGGCGAATGGCGCTACCTTGGCGACCAGTATTTTGATCTTGCTAACACCATCGAGCAAAAAGGCTACAGTAAATTCAATGCCCGGATAGGCATCGATACCAAAAACTATAGCCTGTTTTTATGGGAGAGCAACATAGGCAACAAAAAAGCTATTGATTACGCATACGATTTTGGCGCTACCCACTTAGGTAACCCAAGGGTTTACGGGGTATCGGTAGCGGCTAATTTTTAG
- a CDS encoding DUF5606 family protein gives MNLQGIVAVSGKPGLWRALAQNKTGYVLESLDAQKTKLVANLSTAKLAALTEITIFGIEDDIRLTDVFEQMKAAANVPDAKADGKKMRAFFYEVAPDHDEEKVYASDMKKILTWFHILKDLPAFNEADPTQAPAPEAAPAEVEEPVAEVVATEPEPAPAPKAKAKKATKKAE, from the coding sequence ATGAATTTACAAGGAATTGTGGCCGTATCTGGCAAACCGGGATTATGGAGGGCATTGGCTCAAAACAAAACCGGCTATGTACTGGAGAGCCTGGATGCACAAAAAACTAAACTGGTAGCCAACCTGTCGACAGCTAAATTGGCTGCCCTTACCGAAATAACTATTTTTGGTATTGAGGATGACATCAGGCTTACCGATGTATTTGAGCAGATGAAAGCTGCCGCTAACGTACCCGACGCTAAAGCTGATGGTAAAAAAATGCGTGCCTTTTTTTACGAAGTAGCGCCTGATCATGACGAGGAGAAAGTATATGCCTCTGATATGAAAAAGATCCTTACCTGGTTTCATATCCTTAAAGATTTACCAGCATTTAACGAGGCAGACCCAACCCAGGCACCAGCTCCAGAGGCCGCACCAGCCGAAGTTGAAGAACCGGTTGCAGAAGTAGTTGCCACCGAACCGGAGCCGGCTCCAGCCCCAAAAGCAAAAGCTAAAAAAGCCACAAAAAAAGCCGAGTAA
- a CDS encoding purine-nucleoside phosphorylase, with translation MLDNIESTARYIKNRIGDFEPEVGIILGTGLGGLVKDIVVEKQLMYSNIPDFPISTLEFHSGKLIFGTLGGVKVVAMQGRLHYYEGYNMQQITFPVRVMKYLGIKTLYVSNASGSLNPDFKKGDLMVIADHINLQPQNPLIGRNYEELGPRFPDMSQPYQRTLIDKALSIAAANNITCHKGVYVAVTGPNLETKAEYTYLRIIGGDAVGMSTVPEVIVANHMGIPVFAISVLTDEGFTDVLEPVSLEEIIRVAEEAEPKLTLILKNLIAGN, from the coding sequence ATGTTAGACAATATTGAAAGCACCGCCCGGTACATTAAAAACCGTATAGGCGATTTTGAACCCGAGGTAGGTATAATTTTAGGCACAGGCCTGGGTGGCCTGGTTAAAGACATCGTTGTTGAAAAACAATTGATGTACTCCAACATCCCCGATTTCCCAATTTCTACATTGGAGTTTCATTCGGGTAAGTTGATATTTGGCACACTTGGCGGTGTAAAAGTGGTAGCCATGCAAGGGCGATTGCACTATTATGAAGGTTATAACATGCAGCAAATCACCTTTCCGGTTAGGGTGATGAAATACCTGGGCATTAAAACCCTTTACGTATCAAACGCCAGTGGCTCACTTAACCCGGATTTTAAAAAAGGCGACCTGATGGTTATTGCCGATCATATTAACCTGCAACCGCAAAACCCGCTCATTGGCAGAAATTATGAGGAGCTTGGCCCCCGTTTTCCGGATATGAGCCAGCCCTACCAGCGCACCTTAATTGATAAAGCTTTAAGTATTGCTGCGGCAAACAATATTACCTGCCATAAAGGAGTTTATGTTGCAGTAACCGGCCCTAATTTAGAAACCAAGGCCGAGTACACTTATTTAAGGATAATTGGCGGCGACGCTGTAGGCATGAGCACCGTACCCGAAGTTATTGTAGCAAACCACATGGGCATACCCGTATTTGCCATATCGGTATTAACAGACGAAGGCTTTACTGATGTGCTGGAGCCGGTATCATTAGAAGAAATTATAAGAGTAGCCGAAGAAGCCGAGCCAAAACTGACCCTGATCCTCAAAAATCTGATAGCCGGTAATTAA
- the lpxK gene encoding tetraacyldisaccharide 4'-kinase has translation MKLLRWLLLPFSLIYGLVVTIRNWCYDTGVFKSTGFNRPVIVVGNLDVGGAGKSPMTEYLIRLFQDEKPTILSRGYGRKTKGFLLAGDKPQASVIGDEPAQFKRKFPNVTVAVCEKRVAGIQQLKDKYSLVILDDAYQHRALKPGFSILLFDYNQLNQPRLVLPTGNLREPFSGRGRADVIIISKCPLTLADAEMALIKKHIKPLPHQQLFFTSINYLALQNMNGATVYQNIDEQTAVFVLTGIANPAPLLSHLKNHTSIINHHKYPDHHQFTLKNISKLADDFFACTSQKKLIITTEKDAQRLGEQELQPAIKKLPVLVLPIGISFLNNGKQQFDNLVTKYVRQY, from the coding sequence ATGAAACTCCTCCGCTGGCTGCTGCTCCCCTTTTCGCTCATTTACGGCCTGGTTGTTACCATTCGTAACTGGTGTTATGATACCGGGGTATTTAAAAGTACCGGTTTTAACCGTCCGGTTATTGTGGTAGGTAACCTTGATGTAGGCGGCGCGGGTAAAAGCCCCATGACCGAGTACCTGATCCGGTTATTTCAGGATGAAAAACCGACCATACTTAGCCGCGGTTACGGCCGCAAAACCAAGGGCTTTTTGTTGGCAGGCGATAAGCCACAGGCATCTGTCATAGGCGATGAGCCGGCCCAGTTTAAACGTAAATTCCCAAACGTTACCGTTGCCGTTTGCGAAAAACGGGTAGCAGGAATACAGCAGTTAAAAGATAAATACAGCCTGGTAATTTTGGATGATGCCTACCAGCACCGGGCGCTTAAACCGGGCTTTAGCATTTTATTATTTGATTATAACCAACTTAACCAACCACGGTTGGTACTACCCACGGGCAACCTGCGCGAGCCTTTTAGCGGCCGCGGAAGGGCCGATGTGATTATCATCAGCAAATGCCCGCTAACGTTGGCAGATGCAGAAATGGCCCTCATCAAAAAACACATTAAGCCCCTGCCCCACCAGCAACTATTTTTCACCTCCATAAACTACCTGGCCCTGCAAAACATGAACGGGGCTACTGTTTATCAAAACATTGATGAGCAAACCGCCGTGTTTGTGCTTACGGGTATTGCCAATCCGGCGCCTTTGTTATCGCATTTAAAAAACCATACATCTATCATCAATCACCATAAATATCCCGATCATCACCAATTTACCTTAAAAAATATCAGTAAACTTGCCGATGATTTTTTTGCCTGTACATCACAAAAAAAGTTAATCATCACAACAGAAAAGGATGCGCAGCGTTTAGGGGAACAGGAATTGCAGCCGGCCATCAAAAAACTACCTGTTTTGGTATTGCCAATAGGTATTAGTTTTTTAAATAACGGCAAACAGCAGTTTGATAATTTAGTAACCAAATATGTTAGACAATATTGA
- a CDS encoding serine hydrolase, translating to MKLKLLTLFLFLATATFAQTDKKLTAQLQDAVKGFHGQAGIYIQNLKTGKTVAINADTLFPTASMIKVSIQCGLMDKIEKGELRYNQKLVYRDSLLYAGEDILGSFKDKDTVQLSKVAMLMITMSDNTASLWLQKLVGGDYINNWLQQNGFKVMRVNSRVAGREAIRKIYGWGVSTPYEMCRLFTMIRKGEAVSPAASERMYRNMGRIYWDEHALSQIPPYVHTISKQGAVDESRSETVLVNAPHGDYVFSVITNHNTDQSWGASNEAGLLIKKISALLWHYFEPASDWKPAEGVDKFMLNE from the coding sequence ATGAAACTCAAACTACTCACCCTTTTCTTATTTCTCGCCACCGCCACTTTTGCCCAAACCGATAAAAAACTAACCGCGCAATTACAGGATGCCGTTAAAGGTTTTCACGGCCAAGCTGGCATCTACATACAAAACCTTAAAACGGGTAAAACTGTTGCCATTAATGCCGATACGCTGTTCCCTACAGCCAGTATGATTAAGGTGAGCATTCAATGCGGGTTGATGGATAAGATAGAGAAGGGCGAACTGCGTTATAACCAAAAGCTGGTTTACCGCGACTCGCTTTTATATGCCGGGGAAGATATTTTAGGCTCGTTTAAAGATAAGGACACCGTGCAGCTGAGTAAAGTGGCCATGCTGATGATAACCATGAGTGATAATACAGCAAGCTTGTGGCTGCAAAAACTGGTTGGTGGCGATTATATTAACAACTGGCTGCAGCAAAATGGTTTTAAAGTAATGCGCGTAAACTCGCGTGTGGCCGGCCGCGAAGCTATCCGCAAAATTTATGGCTGGGGCGTAAGTACACCTTATGAAATGTGCCGCCTGTTTACCATGATCAGAAAAGGCGAAGCCGTAAGCCCCGCCGCCAGCGAAAGAATGTACCGTAACATGGGAAGGATTTACTGGGACGAGCACGCCCTGTCGCAAATTCCGCCATATGTGCATACCATATCCAAGCAGGGCGCGGTTGACGAGTCGCGGTCAGAAACTGTGCTGGTAAACGCGCCCCATGGCGATTACGTATTTTCTGTCATCACCAATCACAATACCGATCAAAGCTGGGGAGCAAGTAACGAGGCCGGCCTGCTCATCAAAAAAATATCGGCCCTGCTATGGCATTATTTCGAACCCGCCAGCGACTGGAAACCCGCCGAAGGTGTAGATAAATTTATGCTGAATGAATAG
- a CDS encoding SH3 domain-containing protein → MKKLIASTTAFVLFVTITFNAGAQANNASKSLKVWLLAGVNLKNGPADNSKTIATIPYGTIVKPVKPEAGAKTLTVDFNTAALKEPYKLSGKWIKVEFKGKGGYLFDGYLSAMPALEMDDHGFVETEDAYLKRNYGVLKIAKRIPKKGAKETSIYYKNGAVTTETYFDGCADHKLLLKNISLNEAMLFENVLHKNADAAQNIKVEKQQAGGVKISSYDCD, encoded by the coding sequence ATGAAAAAACTTATCGCAAGTACAACAGCATTTGTGCTATTTGTAACTATTACCTTCAATGCCGGGGCACAGGCAAATAACGCTTCAAAGTCACTTAAAGTATGGTTGCTGGCCGGGGTGAACCTGAAAAATGGCCCTGCCGACAACAGTAAAACCATTGCAACTATTCCGTATGGAACTATTGTAAAGCCTGTTAAACCAGAGGCAGGGGCTAAAACGTTAACGGTAGATTTTAATACAGCCGCTTTAAAAGAGCCGTACAAACTGAGCGGCAAATGGATAAAGGTAGAGTTTAAGGGTAAAGGAGGGTATCTGTTTGATGGCTACCTGTCTGCCATGCCTGCATTGGAAATGGATGATCATGGCTTTGTCGAAACGGAAGATGCTTACCTTAAGCGTAATTACGGGGTTTTAAAAATAGCGAAAAGGATACCCAAAAAAGGAGCCAAGGAAACAAGTATTTATTACAAAAACGGGGCTGTAACTACCGAGACGTATTTTGACGGCTGTGCCGATCACAAACTGCTTTTAAAGAACATTAGCCTAAATGAGGCGATGCTTTTTGAAAACGTATTACATAAAAATGCAGATGCCGCGCAAAATATTAAGGTGGAAAAGCAACAAGCCGGAGGCGTAAAAATATCATCGTATGATTGTGACTGA
- a CDS encoding putative porin, with product MHHKLKYILLLLLCFGIQSAFAQYGQVNRAKPLSTRDTLKTQRKVSDDELLDSLRKKEDNKKDSVIFSAKFIRVTMERFLSDSTQTFALDTGIYNFENYSPLTDPRHPRISLGYNGVSQRSMLFEPDQTIGFNTGLHSLDVYALRPQDIKYYNARVAYSNLTLFNGFGSSAEQVFKIIHTQNVKPNWNVGFNLNFNGSRGFYSTSSVLQQNVSDVNAAFFTWYQSPGKRYNLLANIIYNNLKAPETGSILNDTVFTGKSNSLFFKNSAPVRLANSYQQWTDKSLYIKQFYYLGRIDSLNKGKANSKILPTQRVAHTLLVQNSSYNYLQTNQPDTYNVFPDYYYSYNRSRDSLVVTHVQNEFSYSFYLRSKSVKFVKNEVKLDLGLVHDLYNYAQYVSDTVLNQYGYKYIHQNKMQNNTFQDITLKAKFSYRFSDRLGLEGDFRQIVQGRDFGDYFYGAKLNVAGNDKAGKIILEAYSQNSSPPLIYTNWISNHYIFHNSFQNQKTTSASFSYINNPLQLDIKAEYFLIAGYMYFTAQDGGIDAHPAQLSNDINLLKVSVGKNLSYHSLHFDNYIVYQKTDYQSTLRTPEVYTYSNLYFSKTLFNVLKSNFGVSVRYNTPYVAPSYAVGIGQFYNGPDVTFTSYPVASVYFKATLQRTNLFLMYDYANQGLQSKGFYTVNRYPMQDHLLKFGVSWTFYN from the coding sequence ATGCATCATAAGCTCAAATATATTTTATTGCTCCTGTTGTGCTTTGGCATACAGTCGGCTTTTGCACAATACGGCCAGGTAAACCGGGCAAAGCCGCTATCAACGCGCGATACCTTAAAAACCCAACGGAAAGTTAGCGACGACGAACTGCTGGATAGCCTGCGCAAAAAAGAAGACAATAAAAAAGACTCGGTAATTTTCAGCGCTAAGTTTATCCGTGTAACGATGGAACGTTTCCTGAGCGACAGCACACAAACTTTCGCGCTGGATACCGGCATCTATAACTTTGAAAATTATAGCCCCCTTACCGATCCCCGCCATCCGCGCATTAGCCTGGGCTACAATGGCGTATCGCAAAGGAGCATGCTGTTTGAGCCCGACCAAACCATAGGTTTTAACACCGGCCTGCACTCGCTGGATGTATATGCCTTAAGACCGCAGGATATTAAGTATTACAACGCAAGAGTGGCGTACTCCAACCTCACGTTGTTTAACGGCTTTGGCAGCTCGGCCGAGCAGGTTTTCAAAATCATCCATACCCAAAATGTAAAACCAAACTGGAATGTGGGTTTTAACCTCAATTTCAACGGATCGCGCGGGTTTTATAGCACCAGCAGCGTGTTACAGCAAAATGTGAGCGATGTAAACGCTGCGTTTTTTACCTGGTACCAATCGCCAGGCAAGCGTTACAATTTGCTGGCCAACATCATTTATAATAATCTAAAAGCGCCCGAAACGGGCTCTATCCTTAACGATACCGTTTTCACGGGGAAAAGCAACTCCCTGTTCTTTAAAAACTCGGCTCCGGTGCGGCTGGCAAACAGTTATCAGCAGTGGACAGATAAAAGCCTGTACATAAAGCAGTTTTATTACCTGGGCCGTATTGATAGTTTGAACAAAGGCAAGGCTAACTCCAAAATTTTGCCTACCCAACGCGTAGCACACACCTTACTTGTTCAAAACAGCAGTTATAATTACCTGCAAACAAACCAGCCCGATACCTATAATGTATTCCCCGATTATTATTACAGCTATAACCGGTCGCGAGACTCGCTGGTAGTAACCCATGTTCAAAATGAATTTTCGTACAGTTTCTATCTCCGGAGTAAATCGGTAAAGTTTGTAAAAAACGAAGTAAAGCTCGATCTGGGCTTGGTACATGACCTTTATAACTACGCGCAATACGTAAGCGACACCGTGCTAAACCAGTATGGATACAAGTACATCCATCAAAATAAAATGCAGAATAATACCTTCCAGGACATCACCCTGAAGGCCAAATTCAGCTACCGCTTTAGCGACAGGCTTGGTCTTGAAGGCGATTTTAGGCAGATAGTGCAGGGCCGCGATTTTGGCGATTATTTTTATGGCGCAAAGCTTAATGTTGCAGGTAATGATAAAGCAGGCAAAATTATTTTAGAAGCCTATTCACAAAACAGCTCACCGCCGCTCATTTATACCAACTGGATAAGTAACCATTATATTTTCCATAATAGTTTTCAAAACCAAAAAACAACCAGTGCGTCGTTCAGCTATATCAACAACCCCTTGCAGCTGGATATTAAGGCCGAATACTTTTTAATTGCCGGTTACATGTATTTTACCGCGCAGGATGGCGGTATCGACGCCCACCCTGCCCAGCTGAGTAATGATATCAACCTGCTAAAAGTAAGCGTGGGGAAAAATTTAAGCTACCACAGCCTGCACTTTGATAACTACATCGTTTACCAGAAAACAGATTATCAATCAACCCTGCGCACGCCCGAGGTTTATACGTATAGCAACCTGTATTTCAGCAAAACACTTTTTAACGTACTTAAATCAAACTTTGGCGTAAGCGTAAGGTATAATACACCGTATGTAGCACCGTCGTACGCGGTAGGTATTGGCCAGTTTTATAACGGCCCCGATGTTACTTTTACATCGTACCCCGTAGCATCGGTATACTTTAAGGCCACCCTGCAACGCACCAACCTGTTCCTGATGTACGATTATGCCAACCAGGGCCTGCAAAGCAAAGGGTTTTACACCGTAAACCGCTACCCCATGCAAGATCACTTATTGAAGTTTGGTGTTAGCTGGACGTTTTATAATTAG
- a CDS encoding type II toxin-antitoxin system VapC family toxin: MAAKIAVVDTSLLIDFFRKSDKSNSKLILLIDNGYKFCISAITEYEIYTGATTAQMDYWKKFLKNIEVLNFDSAAVVKAVAINKALKIKSRQIAMADLFIAAIAISNNLPIATLNKKHFERVDDLALIDME; the protein is encoded by the coding sequence ATGGCGGCTAAAATAGCAGTAGTTGACACTTCATTACTTATTGATTTTTTCAGAAAGTCCGACAAATCAAACTCAAAACTGATTTTATTAATAGACAATGGGTATAAGTTTTGCATATCTGCTATTACAGAGTATGAGATTTATACCGGCGCTACTACTGCGCAGATGGATTACTGGAAAAAATTCCTAAAAAACATTGAAGTATTAAATTTCGACAGCGCTGCCGTTGTTAAAGCTGTAGCTATAAATAAAGCACTCAAAATAAAAAGTAGGCAGATTGCCATGGCCGATTTATTCATCGCTGCCATCGCAATAAGTAACAATTTACCTATCGCAACTCTAAACAAAAAACATTTTGAACGGGTAGATGATTTGGCGCTGATTGACATGGAATAG